The Anas acuta chromosome 2, bAnaAcu1.1, whole genome shotgun sequence genome contains a region encoding:
- the BFSP2 gene encoding phakinin isoform X2, whose translation MPLPRRRSSFLGQQPPASATESAAGPGRRVSMGGLSRPPGVYVGSVPTGGVSSLGTRVSRRALGISSVFLQGLRSSCSAVPLAAGLEKGRALSYESLNGCLVEYIEKVRALEQVNQELEEHIRVYLDKKSSSVGSWGALRESWEAIYHQVGEAVLENARLMLHTENIQACAEDFKDRYENEQPFRKAVEDEINSLYKVIDDANLTKMDLESQIESMKEELTLLSKNHEEDVKVLYKQLAGSQLEELDVPLGSGLDNILEKIRIHWERDIEKNRAETGALLRTKQQAEATAAVRSQEEELVEGLRTEFHETACKIQSLQAETESLRTLKRGLENSLYDAKHWHDIELQNLGSVISKLEAEMAEIKAETEQQQRDRENLLTNKQQLEKDIAAYHCLLDGEQSS comes from the exons ATGCCCTTGCCGAGGCGCCGGTCGTCCTTCTtggggcagcagcccccggcctcCGCGACGGAgagcgcggcggggcccgggcGCCGCGTGAGCATGGGGGGCCTGTCGAGGCCTCCCGGCGTCTACGTGGGCTCCGTGCCCACCGGAGGAGTGAGCAGCTTGGGCACCCGCGTGTCCCGCCGAGCCCTGGGCATCAGCAGCGTCTTCCTCCAAGGCTTGCGCAGCTCCTGCTCCGCCGTTCCCCTGGCCGCGGGGCTGGAGAAGGGCAGGGCGCTCTCCTACGAGAGCCTGAACGGCTGCCTGGTGGAGTACATCGAGAAGGTGCGAGCCCTCGAGCAGGTcaaccaggagctggaggagcacaTCCGAGTCTACTTGGACAAGAAATCCTCCAGCGTGGGCAGCTGGGGAGCGCTGCGGGAGAGCTGGGAGGCCATCTACCACCAG GTGGGTGAAGCAGTCCTGGAAAATGCCCGTCTCATGCTGCACACTGAGAACATTCAAGCCTGTGCTGAAGACTTTAAGGACAG GTATGAAAATGAGCAGCCATTCAGAAAGGCAGTGGAAGATGAAATTAATTCCCTTTATAAAGTGATTGATGATGCTAATTTAACTAAAATGGATCTGGAGAGTCAGATAGAAAGCATGAAAGAAGAGCTGACTTTGCTGTCAAAGAATCACGAAGAA GACGTGAAGGTATTGTACAAACAGCTTGCTGGATCTCAGCTGGAAGAACTTGATGTTCCCCTGGGAAGTGGCCTGGACAACATACTGGAAAAAATCAGAATCCACTGGGAGAGAGACATCGAAAAGAATCGTGCTGAGACGGGTGCCCTGCTCCGTACCAAG CAACAGGCTGAAGCAACAGCTGCAGTGCGAAGCCAGGAGGAAGAACTGGTGGAGGGCCTCAGAACCGAGTTCCACGAAACTGCCTGCAAAATACAGAGCTTGCAGGCCGAAACTGAATCCTTGAGAACCTTG aagaggggtctggagaactCCTTGTACGATGCCAAGCACTGGCATGACATCGAACTGCAGAACCTGGGCTCTGTCATTTCCAAGCTGGAGGCAGAGATGgcagaaatcaaagcagaaactgagcagcagcagcgggatCGTGAAAATCTGCTGACCAACAAGCAACAGCTGGAGAAAGACATTGCTGCGTATCACTGCCTTCTGGATGGAGAGCAAAGCAG cTGA
- the BFSP2 gene encoding phakinin isoform X1, producing the protein MPLPRRRSSFLGQQPPASATESAAGPGRRVSMGGLSRPPGVYVGSVPTGGVSSLGTRVSRRALGISSVFLQGLRSSCSAVPLAAGLEKGRALSYESLNGCLVEYIEKVRALEQVNQELEEHIRVYLDKKSSSVGSWGALRESWEAIYHQVGEAVLENARLMLHTENIQACAEDFKDRYENEQPFRKAVEDEINSLYKVIDDANLTKMDLESQIESMKEELTLLSKNHEEDVKVLYKQLAGSQLEELDVPLGSGLDNILEKIRIHWERDIEKNRAETGALLRTKQQAEATAAVRSQEEELVEGLRTEFHETACKIQSLQAETESLRTLKRGLENSLYDAKHWHDIELQNLGSVISKLEAEMAEIKAETEQQQRDRENLLTNKQQLEKDIAAYHCLLDGEQSRYPLSKTSVPWEGVVARVVLVFLKAR; encoded by the exons ATGCCCTTGCCGAGGCGCCGGTCGTCCTTCTtggggcagcagcccccggcctcCGCGACGGAgagcgcggcggggcccgggcGCCGCGTGAGCATGGGGGGCCTGTCGAGGCCTCCCGGCGTCTACGTGGGCTCCGTGCCCACCGGAGGAGTGAGCAGCTTGGGCACCCGCGTGTCCCGCCGAGCCCTGGGCATCAGCAGCGTCTTCCTCCAAGGCTTGCGCAGCTCCTGCTCCGCCGTTCCCCTGGCCGCGGGGCTGGAGAAGGGCAGGGCGCTCTCCTACGAGAGCCTGAACGGCTGCCTGGTGGAGTACATCGAGAAGGTGCGAGCCCTCGAGCAGGTcaaccaggagctggaggagcacaTCCGAGTCTACTTGGACAAGAAATCCTCCAGCGTGGGCAGCTGGGGAGCGCTGCGGGAGAGCTGGGAGGCCATCTACCACCAG GTGGGTGAAGCAGTCCTGGAAAATGCCCGTCTCATGCTGCACACTGAGAACATTCAAGCCTGTGCTGAAGACTTTAAGGACAG GTATGAAAATGAGCAGCCATTCAGAAAGGCAGTGGAAGATGAAATTAATTCCCTTTATAAAGTGATTGATGATGCTAATTTAACTAAAATGGATCTGGAGAGTCAGATAGAAAGCATGAAAGAAGAGCTGACTTTGCTGTCAAAGAATCACGAAGAA GACGTGAAGGTATTGTACAAACAGCTTGCTGGATCTCAGCTGGAAGAACTTGATGTTCCCCTGGGAAGTGGCCTGGACAACATACTGGAAAAAATCAGAATCCACTGGGAGAGAGACATCGAAAAGAATCGTGCTGAGACGGGTGCCCTGCTCCGTACCAAG CAACAGGCTGAAGCAACAGCTGCAGTGCGAAGCCAGGAGGAAGAACTGGTGGAGGGCCTCAGAACCGAGTTCCACGAAACTGCCTGCAAAATACAGAGCTTGCAGGCCGAAACTGAATCCTTGAGAACCTTG aagaggggtctggagaactCCTTGTACGATGCCAAGCACTGGCATGACATCGAACTGCAGAACCTGGGCTCTGTCATTTCCAAGCTGGAGGCAGAGATGgcagaaatcaaagcagaaactgagcagcagcagcgggatCGTGAAAATCTGCTGACCAACAAGCAACAGCTGGAGAAAGACATTGCTGCGTATCACTGCCTTCTGGATGGAGAGCAAAGCAGGTACCCGTTATCGAAAACAAGTGTGCCGTGGGAAGGAGTTGTGGCCAGGGTGGTTCTCGTGTTTCTTAAGGCTCGTTAG